One stretch of Toxoplasma gondii ME49 chromosome XI, whole genome shotgun sequence DNA includes these proteins:
- a CDS encoding splicing factor, CC1 family protein (encoded by transcript TGME49_312530) produces the protein MGDLDFDEVEKLLDSRDVGRDKEGSTHRENEEKPVNNERNERAGPSKATIGPPSRRGGARGGDDRGSPSRSPGPNKIRGRSGRGEDGRGPRGGSGTKREGLSKREKEGAYHREWPSGSGYGRRDDHDDRWRGRRGDDRHKGPSRSMRSRSRDRRRGSRSPHYGRESRGGPGGRGPSPGTLRDEAVYIRMRRERDEQQKKQREDELKKREVEEARRDDLTVLVLNLCLKAEEKHIYEFFSANAGKIRDIQLIRDQRSGTSKGVAYVEFYTQESVIKAMALNGIAFKGQPLRVQASMAEKNRAARAAKQQQQGGAAAESAVVSIPMRVYVGGLVDNLAKIQEEDLRVLFGPFGRINEVEIPKDANTGGLRGYGFVTYASAADAHEAMQHMNNFELLGQQLRVGYAADGVRGSATEGTLQQAAAAAALQQQQHQLVPPPQVSQEAVLAQQLAAQAAAAKQGAQPLGAVDETKDLQEKDEDDGLDDDDGDKGLIHGRDHKQALMQKLLNRDAGSSTSSAATQSGFLPASNGALFADNATGSCNVVLHNMFAAKDVNLKEDPHFFLDLGDDVRDECKKFGSVEKVWIDERNVDGNVWIRFAHPDQARAAFGALNGRYFAGKPISAEFISDAVWSSTCS, from the exons ATGGGCGACCTCGATTTTGACGAGGTAGAGAAGCTCCTGGACAGTCGGGACGTGGGGCGGGACAAAGAGGGGAGCACGCaccgagagaacgaggagaagccTGTGAACAACGAACGGAACGAGAGAGCAGGCCCCTCCAAAGCCACCATAGGTCCGCCGTCTCGACGGGGCGGTGCTCGAGGTGGGGACGACCGAGgctcgccttctcgttctccagGCCCCAACAAAATCAGGGGGAGGAGTggacgcggagaagacggacgGGGACCAAGAGGAGGCAGTGGCACAAAGAGGGAGGGTTtaagcaagagagaaaaagaaggagcCTACCACAGGGAGTGGCCCAGCGGGTCGGGGTACGGCAGGAGGGATGACCATGATGACAGATGGAGAGGACGGCGTGGAGACGACCGGCATAAAGGCCCTTCGCGATCCATGCGCAGCAGGAGCAGGGACAGAAGGCGGGGTTCCCGAAGCCCGCACTACGGCCGCGAAAGCCGGGGGGGACCCGGCGGCCGGGGACCAAGTCCTGGCACTCTTCGGGACGAGGCAGTGTACATTAGGATGcggcgagaaagagatgaacagcagaagaaacagcgcgAGGACGAACTGAAGAAGCGTGAAGTCGAGGAGGCTCGCCGTGACGACCTCACTGTCCTCGTCCTGAATCTGTGCTtaaaagcagaagagaaacataTTTACGAGTTCTTCTCCGCGAATGCGGGAAAGATTCGGGACATCCAGTTGATTCGGGACCAACGGTCGGGCACTTCCAAAGGTGTTGCATATGTCGAATTCTATACTCAAGAGAGTGTGATCAAAGCGATGGCTTTGAACGGCATCGCGTTCAAGGGACAGCCGCTTCGAGTGCAGGCATCGATGGCTGAGAAGAACCGCGCCGCCCGCGCAGCGAAACAGCAGCAACAAGGTGGGGCGGCGGCCGAGTCGGCGGTAGTGAGCATTCCAATGAGAGTGTATGTGGGCGGACTGGTTGACAACCTTGCGAAGATTCAAGAGGAAGATCTTCGAGTGCTCTTCGGGCCTTTTGGACGCATCAACGAAGTCGAGATCCCGAAGGACGCAAACACAGGGGGACTCCGGGGGTACGGTTTCGTGACCTACGCGTCTGCTGCTGACGCCCACGAAGCCATGCAGCACATGAACAACTTTGAGTTGCTTGGCCAACAACTCAGAGTTGGCTACGCTGCTGATGGTGTTCGCGGTAGCGCCACCGAGGGTACGCTCCAGCAggcggcagcagcggctgcacttcagcagcagcaacaTCAGCTGGTACCTCCCCCTCAGGTTTCCCAAGAAGCTGTCCTTGCGCAGCAGCTGGCAGCCCAAGCTGCGGCTGCGAAACAGGGTGCACAGCCTCTTGGAGCCGTCGACGAGACCAAAGATCTccaagagaaggacgaagacgatGGTCTGGACGACGATGATGGAGATAAGGGCTTGATTCATGGGAGAGACCACAAACAGGCGCTGATGCAAAAGCTGCTCAACCGAGACGCTGGCTCGTCTACCAGCTCCGCAGCAACTCAG AGTGGCTTCCTCCCCGCGAGCAACGGAGCATTGTTTGCCGACAACGCGACAGGCAGTTGTAACGTCGTTCTGCACAATATGTTTGCTGCCAAAGACGTGAATTTGAAGGAAGACCCACATTTCTTCTTAGACCTTGGAGACGATGTTCGCGATGAGTGCAAGAAATTCGGCTCGGTAGAGAAGGTATGGATCGACGAGCGCAACGTCGACGGCAATGTCTGGATCCGGTTCGCCCACCCGGATCAAGCCCGAGCTGCTTTTGGTGCCCTCAACGGACGATACTTTGCCGGAAAGCCGATTAGTGCAGAGTTCATTAGTGATGCAGTGTGGTCAAGCACCTGTTCATGA